GACAACCAACCATTACATAATTTTCTTGAGTATACAGCTAATATTCGTTCTCAAACTAAATATCAAAAGGATCCTATTTCTGTTTTCGTATCAGAAACTGTATACTTGATTGCCACTTCACAGAATGCTCAAAACTATTCACATATGCTGAAACGATGAAAttacatattttgattttaacaGAATAACATGCCAAATCTTGCTCTgccaattattttttaagttaatttttttctcattcccTTCTAGATTctttccaaaatgatgttaacaAGTGTAAGTGTTGACATACTAAATGAGCATCAATCCTTATTGTCGTAAGGAACGGAAAATTAACACTGCTGAGCACAATGTTCAACTACAAAagatttctttcaaaaatggatcaaaaattgttttcatgaaatttactagatgaaaataataggGTTTTGCCCACAGATAGAAAATAGTAACTTAACCAAGGCAGATTTTAGATAaacttgatatataaatgataCAAAACATATAcacagagaaaaaaatgaaaaaagcatatacacatagcttaacaacaaatcacttaagtTATTGAAATGCGAGAATCAATCAACTCATCACTTTAATAATTCCAGATTTTAATCTTGAATATTATGagatatatatatgtgtgtgtgtgtgtgttactggggggggggggggggggggggggggggggggggtttcaGTGCAAAGCATTCTAGCATTTTGATTAATATTTCAAGGCAAGATAGTGTACCTCTGTTGTAGTTATAATGATTAAACACTCGTCATAATTAGCCTTGGAATCATCAACCTCAATATGAGCACCGCTAGCCTGCCTCATACTTTTAATTGTACTACCTCCCTTCCCAATGACACGACCAATCTTGTCAGAAGGGCACAGAATTCTAACAATTAACTCCTCAGACTGGGAAGCACCAGAGCCAGAAACAACTGGAAGGGCAGAAGAGTACAGAGGCCAAGTATTGCCAGCATCAGCATAACCTTGCAGATCTTGAACATTAGTTGCACCTATAATTGGAGGAACTGCTCTAGGTGTGACAATAGGGTCTGAAGGTGGATATAGTCCACCAGGAGGATAAATAGGAACATCAGAGGGAATAAGAATGCTAGGTGGGGCTTCTGGTACTGTTGTGTCAAGAGAGATGTCCTCCTTCGGACCAAACTTATACATAATAGAGGAAACTGCAAATAGTGCTCTTTTAACTGCTTCTGATTCACCAGTAATCTACTCAGAAACCAACAATAATAAGGTGTAAGTTTACTGCAAAAGAACTTTCCTTggtgaatgaaaaagaaaagtcaagggtaagaatttgataaaaatatcataaaacatACAGAAATTACAGATTTTTCTAACTTTACATTCAAAATGATATGATCATTTAATTTGATGTACAATTATTAGGTAAAATCAAGGACTTCAGCACCCATTAGTTATTCATTCCACAACTCTATATACAGTTGGCTTCTTGTAATGGCCGCCTACCAAAAAGAGGTGCACAGAGCATCCATTAGCTACCAAAAGTAATATTGAATTTACACCACACATTAATACATAGAAGACTATGAATATGATGAAGTTCTCCAATGGTAGTGTATTAACAGCATATAACAGGAAACcttcttttaaaataagattgGATTCTTCTTAAGTTACAGgaaactttctttttaattatgttcCACATtgttaatgaataaatatataccTTAAGAAAAAGCTCCTTGATATAAAGGTCATCCATACAAATAATGTGGTTAGAAAAAATGGGAGAATTTGTTCTGGAGGTTACTGTTGGAAGACTCTTTTTTTTGGAAAACTGAATGAAAAGAACTAAGAGATGACACTGAAACAGTGAAAGCAAGCTTGGAAGAAAagtttgcataaaaaaaaaaatcctctaAGACTAGGGATCTACCGCACCAAAACAGTTTTGAAAAAGGCTCCAAATACCGTGTTAAACTCTagggaagaaaaaaacattgaGCTAAAGTCACGTGTTTCTGATACAGGGACAAgtgctttatttatattaataatggaATCAGTATAACAAGTAGAGAAGATTTGATATCCTTTAATAACAAAGAATGATAcaggaataaataaaaagtttctaataatacataatataatctagatattcttgattatattGGACCAGCTCCTTATTTCCATAATtatgacaatattttttattatatagaatcaaaacttttatttctataattataacaataactACGAGGACAGTCAAAAGAGTAGAGGATTTTAGGAACAAAAAAGAGATGCAAACTTTAACCTTCTCCGTCTAATACACCTGTTTGGGGTTTcaattcttttcaaatttactcACAGATCACAGTCTCAAGAGTCATAGATCATTCCTTTACCTCTTTTAGACAAAGAGGACATTTTTCAAGAACAAGCAAACAATATATTCTATGAAGAAGTATTAAGGATGAAATGTAGTAACCAAACAAAACACTTCAACCCAAAAGTGTTGTAAATGTGTTATCAAGTGATTATTGACACAGTTGTTTTGTCACTAGTCTTGCTATTATTAGACTACCATGTAAAGTGGGtgttatataatgttttataagTGGAAGACATTCAAATACGATTGCACACTACATGTAACATATCAAGAATAGTATGAAAAAACCAAAATGCATAATTAGTTAACACAATCAGAAACACGATCATGTTAAATGTTCACAATTTTGAAAGATAAGCAGTAAAACAAATCATATGCCAACCATTATATTATTGGTGAAATAAAACATTAGAATTGGCAAGTACCACTGGAAGAGGATTAGATGCTAGCATTCAGTGAAATGATTGTATGAACCTCTAAgcaataaataattcaaatgtaaGTTTCGTAAAAATACTAACCGAGAGAAAATTGTCAAAATCCATAGCACATGAGTGTGCTGGATCTGCTGCATCCTTGGCAGTAACCTTGATATTTGCTCGTGTTTTACTTCTCAGCTTTTTAATGGTAGTGCCTGCCTTACCAATGATATTTGCAGACTGGCTTGATGGAACAAGAATTTGACATTCATCTCGATCCTTCCGTTTCTTCTCAGAATCTCCAAGAGTTGTAATGGAATTGACAATGGCAACATGAACCTTGAGAAGAGCATCTTGAGCAGCACATAATGGTTCTTTACCAGTGAACTCATCGTTAATCTCaacttcttccttctctttaaCATAGCAGTAGATCGTTATAACCCGGTCCTTGGCACCAGGAAACGGATCCACAACCTTGACTTTTGCTCTGGTTTCTTGCCTAATTGAATTTATCACTTTCCCATTCTTCCCGATAACACTCCCAATAACTTCATCAGGGCAGAGTATCCTATAAACAATCAATTCATCATTACCCCTGTCGTCTCTGTCATTCACACGTCTCTTTTGATTTTTCCTGTCCCCATCATGGTCTCTCTGTGAATGATATCGTTTTCCAGTCTCACCCATTTCCcaaaatatcacaaaaacacctgaaagcaaaacaaaattttaattgaatacataAATAACCAGTGCAAAATATACATCCGGTTGCTAGTCTCTAATCCCTCCCTTGCTCCCCTTTTCgaaagaaaaaggttaaattAAANCAATAAACATTACGCCTCCACAAGCCCACTCACAAATCTTACTTATCACAACGAAATATTACTAGAGCCCGATTGAAACTGTTTTCAAGTCGACAAGGTCCTTCTGTCACCCAAAGTGCGACCTAAACGCACAAAAATTATTTGGCAAAATTTGGAAACAAGAATTCCAAGAAAGTTTTAAAACAGTGTAACAATCCAGGGATGGGCGTAACGGAAATTGTAAGAAAAAGGTTACATAATGCAAGATAAACCATCAACTGCACCGCAAACATCAATTataatagatattaaaatattatataacaaaaatgcATCTCAATCAAATAAAGCCATACTTTAACTGCAACTAAAAGAATagattgataaattaaaatctcGAAAACGCTACCAGTGCGCCCCGATGCAGAAGGAGTGGCAAATAAGGTGGATGTGTCAAAACGAAGATTTTGAAGATACCTGCTTCTAGAGAGAACACGACCACTCGAAACCCTAACGACACAGAGAGGAACGTAGCTCAACACTTCGAGCAATCCAGGGTTCTCACCCTCAGAACCCTAATTAGATATCCGTTTTCTGGTTATACAATTTCGTTTCGTTTCttttaattgatatatgaattataatatataccAAACTAATTCGATCTTTTATTTTTGAGCTATAACCATTTTTGTAGTATATTTCCTCTTCGACAGTCtatgttcttattttatattcaaaatactcttatttttgcaatttcttgattttataTGATTTCAGTCTTAATTATAGTTAAAAGTTAAACAAAGTTATGTACGACCACATCCTTGttgtttgtatatttattttaaaaaatatataattctataagttttatagttttattattttgttgagcaatttattaaaagataaaaaaatataatataaaaaatatataattttataaaaatactattgAAAAGTTACATAATCATcagttaaaaatgttatttaattattttaaaatatagaaaaattatttaattatttattttgttaaacaaatgaatcactttttatttattaaaggatAACATTCTctattaaaagattatattaaataatggtattgatacttaatttattaagaattaattacATAAGTATCTATCATAATCATTAATGTATGAAAGCattatttttcaaccttttcttACCATTTAATAGAAATTAACCTATCTTATAGTTTAGGTATAAGGTTTGTACAATTGTTTGCTATGTATATCATAACTTAGTTGGATCATTTTTTTCAAGCTTTTCAAtgataaagaataatatattttcatattagaAGAAgttcttttaacttaattatacaAGTATAAAAAATGTGAGGTTAGAATAAAGTAGAACATTATGTGAAAAACTGgaagaacattaaaaaaaaagttgaattgtatttcaatatctttttaaatttttcataaatatctCCTATGATGATTCAAATATGTTGTTTGTTAATGattctttcaataaaaattgtattagaTGAGATACATAATTCAGATTGgccttttatttattaaattatttgatttaaaataaaggaaaaaattcttttgatacccataattattatttgacaaTTTATTATAGAGGTAAAATAgtcttaacaaaaataaatttttgtatttgtaaaaaataGAGAGAGTAAATGATAACGAATATTAGTgtcaaatgtaaataaa
This genomic stretch from Vigna radiata var. radiata cultivar VC1973A chromosome 7, Vradiata_ver6, whole genome shotgun sequence harbors:
- the LOC106768483 gene encoding KH domain-containing protein At4g18375, which translates into the protein MGETGKRYHSQRDHDGDRKNQKRRVNDRDDRGNDELIVYRILCPDEVIGSVIGKNGKVINSIRQETRAKVKVVDPFPGAKDRVITIYCYVKEKEEVEINDEFTGKEPLCAAQDALLKVHVAIVNSITTLGDSEKKRKDRDECQILVPSSQSANIIGKAGTTIKKLRSKTRANIKVTAKDAADPAHSCAMDFDNFLSITGESEAVKRALFAVSSIMYKFGPKEDISLDTTVPEAPPSILIPSDVPIYPPGGLYPPSDPIVTPRAVPPIIGATNVQDLQGYADAGNTWPLYSSALPVVSGSGASQSEELIVRILCPSDKIGRVIGKGGSTIKSMRQASGAHIEVDDSKANYDECLIIITTTESPSDLKSMAVEAVLLMQGKINDEDDTTVSMRLLVPSKVIGCIIGKSGSIINEIRKRTRADVRISKGDKPKCADVNDELVEVGGSVDCVRDALIQIILRLRDDVLRERDTSHNHSIGIGAESLYSGSAGFSLPSVLPSVPPVAAPLVYDQRAESGAGLGMLSSSSLYGYGSLSMGENGYGSISSYTNKLYGGLPPPSTLDMLIPANAVGKVLGKGGANIANIRKISGATVEISDSKYGRGDRIALISGTPEQKRAAENLIQAFIMAT